Within the Pelagovum pacificum genome, the region AAGCCCTCTTCGGTCACGTCGATCCAGTCGGGAAGGAAGGCGCCCTCGGCCAGTTCGGCGAGCAGCGTCTCGCCATGATCGGCGGCCCGCACCAGCCGCGGCGCGTCGAAGGCCTCGCCCAGTTCCCGTAGCGCGCGGGTCATGTAGTAGGACGGGTTCACCAGCACACGGCCGTCCCTTATTCGCGATTCCGCGCCGGGGCGCAGCAGCAGCTCGGCCGGCGCCCGCGGGTCGGGCCAGAGGCACGAGGACGACAGGTCGCGGACGATCAGCTCTGCCGTCTCGCGATGGCCGGTCCAGCCTGAATCGCGATCCGCCCGCAACAGTGCCCATGCCCGGAAGAGGTCGCCGTCGGTGGCATTGCGCCAGTCCGTCACGAAGCCCTCCGGCGACCAGAGCCACGCGAGCAGGTGATCCTGCCGCACCGCAAGATTCGCACGCGTCCAGAGCTCCATCCGCTCGAACGCGGCGCGGTCGCCGTTGGCCTGCGCGAGCAGCAGCCCGTAGCCCTGACCTTCCGAATGGCTCACCCCGTTCTGACCGCCGTCGACGACCCGGCCTTCGGGCAGCAGGAACGCCTCCGACCAGTCGGCCCAGCCGTCGGAGGCAGCCCGCGCCGACCCGGCAAACCCGGTCGCCGCGAAGCACGCGGTGAGGCCCAGAACTGTCCTTCGGCGCATCCGTTCGATCCTCCGGTCTTGGTCGTGAATGACGTAGGCACGTAAGCCCACGCTGGAAAGGGTCGAGCCGCGGGTCAGGGAACCTTCACGACCGATAAACTGTTGGTGAGCGTACATATCTTACATGGAATGGTGCCATGGCTGTTACCCGTGACGAAGCCTCCGACGGACAGGATCGCAATGGCGAGGAGGGCGGTAGCGGCAAGCTGAAGCGCGCCATCGGTCCGGGACTCCTGTTGCTCTTCGTGGTCGGCGATGTGCTCGGCACGGGGATCTACGCCCTGACCGGCAAGGTCGCCGAGGAAGTCGGCGGACTCGTGTGGGTGCCGTTCCTCGTCGCCTTCGTGATCGCCGCGCTGACGGCATGCAGCTACCTGGAGCTGGTCACCAAGTACCCACGCGCCGCAGGGGCTGCCCTCTATACCGAAAAGGCGTTCGGCATCCACTTCATCACGTTCCTCGTGGCCTTCACGGTGATGTCGTCGGGCCTCACCTCCTCCTCCACCGCCGCCCGCGCTTTCGCCGAGAATTTCGCCACCGGCTTCGGGTTCGAGTTCGGTGGGATGGCCGTCACCGCGATCGGCCTCGGCTTCCTCGCCATCATCGCGCTCATCAACCTGCGCGGCGTGGGCGAAAGCGTGATGGTCAACGCGGTCTTCACCTGCATCGAGCTGACCGGTCTTCTCATCATCGTCGGCATCGGCATCGCCGTGTTTGGCGCAGGAGAAGCCGAGATCGGCCGCGCTTTCGAGTTCGACAGCGCCGACGGTGTCTTCTGGCCCGTGATCGCGGGCACCACGCTCGCCTTCTTCGCGATGGTCGGGTTCGAGGATTCCGTCAACATGGCGGAGGAGACGCAGAACCCGTCGCGCAACTTCCCCAAGGTCCTGTTCGCCGGCCTGGCGATCGCGGCGATTCTCTACCTCGTGGTCTCCATCGTCGCGATTTCCATCGTCCCGGTGGAGGAGTTGTCCGAAGGCGATACGCCGCTTCTGAAGGTCGTCGAGGCCGGGGCGCCCGGCTTTCCGCCGTGGATCTTCGGGCTCATCACCATGATCGCGGTCGGCAATT harbors:
- a CDS encoding glycosyl hydrolase family 8, with the translated sequence MRRRTVLGLTACFAATGFAGSARAASDGWADWSEAFLLPEGRVVDGGQNGVSHSEGQGYGLLLAQANGDRAAFERMELWTRANLAVRQDHLLAWLWSPEGFVTDWRNATDGDLFRAWALLRADRDSGWTGHRETAELIVRDLSSSCLWPDPRAPAELLLRPGAESRIRDGRVLVNPSYYMTRALRELGEAFDAPRLVRAADHGETLLAELAEGAFLPDWIDVTEEGFAEPEEHDLRSAYDAIRIPLYLAWSGRRDHPAAGLGVTAFALDNRTVATHIGSDGETQSRSDFAGYRAVLALGGCGEIPQYDKAQPYYPATLHQLAEVAFRESSDC
- a CDS encoding APC family permease, with the translated sequence MAVTRDEASDGQDRNGEEGGSGKLKRAIGPGLLLLFVVGDVLGTGIYALTGKVAEEVGGLVWVPFLVAFVIAALTACSYLELVTKYPRAAGAALYTEKAFGIHFITFLVAFTVMSSGLTSSSTAARAFAENFATGFGFEFGGMAVTAIGLGFLAIIALINLRGVGESVMVNAVFTCIELTGLLIIVGIGIAVFGAGEAEIGRAFEFDSADGVFWPVIAGTTLAFFAMVGFEDSVNMAEETQNPSRNFPKVLFAGLAIAAILYLVVSIVAISIVPVEELSEGDTPLLKVVEAGAPGFPPWIFGLITMIAVGNSALINLLMASRLVYGMSEEGVLPSVLGRVNSARKTPVTAILFTTLLAACLVTFVGAVPELGGTTALLLLAVFTVVNVAVLVLRRDSVDHDHFRAPPFVPILGALTCAFLVGPWTGREPAQYTIAGVLIGIGVLLWVATRIWMRSAR